A portion of the Paucilactobacillus hokkaidonensis JCM 18461 genome contains these proteins:
- a CDS encoding 1,4-dihydroxy-2-naphthoate polyprenyltransferase: MKPKVFLEFIEITSLIASVFPFVLGVMYAYYNYHTINVVNTILFFIAANLLQMAVNANDNYQDFIHSDDDEEFKSQTNVVGVNNISITTARTITYSLAGIVAVIGLYLVTRVGLPLLWLGLFSFAVGYFYAAGPRPISNTPFGEIFSGVTMGFIIFLIAAFVNVYSVESLNFSFLWRILLASGIAIFAISNIMLANNICDEQEDKRNNRRTAVFYFGKKVMLRVFALSYVAGYLCLIVAILIGVLPWLSILTLLSIPFVWHNVHVFFQNQVKRETFVLSVKNSVTITMFFTIAMGAGIWLNL; encoded by the coding sequence TTGAAGCCCAAAGTGTTTTTAGAGTTCATTGAGATTACTTCTTTAATTGCGTCCGTTTTTCCATTTGTACTGGGAGTAATGTATGCTTATTACAATTATCACACGATTAATGTGGTAAATACAATTTTATTTTTCATTGCAGCAAATTTACTGCAAATGGCTGTTAATGCGAATGATAATTATCAAGATTTTATTCACTCAGATGATGATGAGGAGTTTAAGTCGCAAACTAACGTAGTCGGAGTTAATAATATTTCCATTACAACTGCGCGGACAATTACGTATAGTTTAGCAGGAATAGTTGCTGTAATTGGACTATATTTGGTAACTAGAGTTGGATTACCATTATTATGGCTGGGTTTGTTTAGTTTTGCGGTCGGTTATTTTTATGCAGCTGGCCCTCGACCAATTTCAAATACGCCGTTTGGAGAAATATTTTCAGGTGTGACAATGGGATTTATTATTTTTTTGATCGCGGCGTTTGTGAATGTGTATAGTGTCGAATCATTAAATTTTAGCTTTTTGTGGCGGATTTTGTTAGCGTCTGGTATTGCTATTTTCGCCATTTCAAATATTATGTTAGCTAATAATATTTGTGATGAACAGGAAGACAAACGTAATAATCGTAGAACCGCTGTGTTTTATTTCGGGAAAAAGGTTATGTTGAGAGTATTTGCATTGAGTTATGTTGCTGGTTATTTGTGCTTGATTGTTGCCATTTTAATTGGAGTTTTACCATGGTTGTCGATTTTAACACTGCTCAGTATTCCCTTTGTCTGGCATAACGTGCATGTTTTCTTTCAAAATCAAGTTAAACGTGAGACGTTTGTGCTGTC